The Lysobacter enzymogenes DNA segment CCAAGCTGGCCTGGGCCTTGCGGCATCCCACGTTCTTCCCGGTCGACCTCAACAAGGCTTCGCGCGAAGCGATGCTGCGCGTCCCCGGTCTGGGCGTTCGCAACGTCGACAAGATCGTCTCAGGTCGGCGCTACCGCCGGCTGCGCTTGGGCGACCTGAGCCGGCTGCGTGCGCCGGTCTCCAAGCTGCTGCCGTTCGTGTGCGTGCTGGATCACCACCCCGGCCAACGCCTGGATGATCCCGACGCGCTGCGCAAGTCGCTGGCGCCGGGCGCGCGCCAACTCGACTTGTTCGCCTCATGAACACCGCGTTGTACAGCGCGGCGGTCGTACCGTCGTGGGACCTCGACGCATGGCGTAGGCTGGCCCGCGCAGGCTTAAGCGCGCGCGTCGCGCCCGAGGCGGTGTTCTGGTCGGGCGAGGCCCAGGCCTGCCTGCTGGCCAACGCGGACCTCGCCGGCGCCCCGTCGCTGCAGCCGCCGCCGACAATTCCTGCAGGATTCTTCGAACTGGCCGGCCGTGTCGTGTGCCACACCGATCCCCTGCGCCATGCCCTGATGTACCGCATCGCTTGGCGCCTGACCCACGGTGGCGAGCGTCAACTGCTGCTGCAGCCAACCGACCCCGACATCGATGCGGCCGAACGCCTCGCCGGAGCCGTCGCGCGCGATACCCACAAGATGAAGGCGTTCGTGCGCTTTCGCGCGTTGCCTGGGCCGGACGAGGCCTTCATCGCGTGGTTCGAGCCGCAGTACTGCATCCTCGACCGGATCGCACCGTTCTTCGTACGCCGGTTCCACGCAATGCGCTGGGCGATCCTGACCCCATACCGGCGTGCGGTCTGGGACAGCGTCGAGTTGCGCTTCGGCGCCGGCGCACAGCGCGGTGAAGCGCCGTCGCAGGACGACCACGATGATCTGTGGCGGCTCTACTACACCAGCATCTTCAATCCTGCGCGACTCAACGAGCGGGCGATGCAGCAGGAAATGCCCAAGCGCTACTGGAAGAATCTGCCTGAAGCCCGACTATTGAGCCAGTTGTCGCGCGACTCGGGCGCGCGCGTCGAGAAGATGCTGCGCTCGGCTGCGAAAGCTGAGGCCGCTCCGCGCCAAAGAGGACACAAAGACCCAGCCGGAGGCGCATGAGCCACCCGCGTCACGCACATGCTCCAGCACCGCAGCGCGGTCGATGCCCTCGATCACGAAATCTTATCGCCAGTGGCGAGATCAGCGCCACCGGGCCTTCAGCCCAACCTTATCCAAACGGCTCATGAAACTAATCTTGCAATACCGCGAAACGGCCTGTATCCGCTCAACGAGCGGCGCCTTCTCTATCAAGGCGGCGCGGGACAATGGCTACGAGATTTTGCCCATCACGGGACCGAACCGCCCGCTCCGCTAGGCCAGTAGTTTAGTCTCCGTCTGCATCGATCAGGATTGTCGGCCGGCCATGCAAGTAACCTTGCTGAAGATAGATTCCGGGCTTCAGTAGAGCCTCGGCATCGGCTGCCGTCTCCACTCCCTCGGCAACGACCTCTGCCCCCAGATCCAACGCCATCGCCGCGGCGTACGCAACCACTTTTCGACGGACCCGTTGCGCCGAGTCCGAGACTCCCTGCACCAACCGCATATCCAGCTTAACCAAGTCGGGCACGTAAGCGGCCAGCACCGATAGGCTGGCGTAACCAGCGCCCAGATCGTCCAACGCAGTTCGAAAGCCCGCGGCGCGCAGCAGCATATGGCTCGCAACCCATGCAGGCACATCGATTGGTAAGTGTTCGGGGAACTCCAGAATGATTCGACTTGGTGACAGCCCAGCACGGGCCGCCATGTCCGCTAAGTAGTTGAGCGCTGCTTCGTTTCCGAGCAGGGTGCTGCCGAGGTTGATGCAGAGATAGCCGGGAAGCCGGTGTCTCGCCGCGGCCGCCATTGCCTCCCAGACCAGCCGCCGCTCCATGCGGCTGAGTTCCTGCCCTTCCAGGTTCAGGAAGACCTCAGTCGCGCTCGTGCCACCGGGACGGCGCGCAAGCGCCTCATAGGCGTAAACACTGCCGCGCACGACATCCCGGATCGGCTGGAACGCCATCCTCAGCTCGCCCCCGGCCTCCACCGGATGCGTCGCGCGCGACAGCTCCCCTAAATCGGCCATGCTCGCCT contains these protein-coding regions:
- a CDS encoding EAL domain-containing protein yields the protein MADLGELSRATHPVEAGGELRMAFQPIRDVVRGSVYAYEALARRPGGTSATEVFLNLEGQELSRMERRLVWEAMAAAARHRLPGYLCINLGSTLLGNEAALNYLADMAARAGLSPSRIILEFPEHLPIDVPAWVASHMLLRAAGFRTALDDLGAGYASLSVLAAYVPDLVKLDMRLVQGVSDSAQRVRRKVVAYAAAMALDLGAEVVAEGVETAADAEALLKPGIYLQQGYLHGRPTILIDADGD
- a CDS encoding TIGR03915 family putative DNA repair protein is translated as MNTALYSAAVVPSWDLDAWRRLARAGLSARVAPEAVFWSGEAQACLLANADLAGAPSLQPPPTIPAGFFELAGRVVCHTDPLRHALMYRIAWRLTHGGERQLLLQPTDPDIDAAERLAGAVARDTHKMKAFVRFRALPGPDEAFIAWFEPQYCILDRIAPFFVRRFHAMRWAILTPYRRAVWDSVELRFGAGAQRGEAPSQDDHDDLWRLYYTSIFNPARLNERAMQQEMPKRYWKNLPEARLLSQLSRDSGARVEKMLRSAAKAEAAPRQRGHKDPAGGA